From the Amblyraja radiata isolate CabotCenter1 chromosome 12, sAmbRad1.1.pri, whole genome shotgun sequence genome, one window contains:
- the LOC116978897 gene encoding insulin receptor substrate 2-A-like → MASSPNYYHQEHLLLRRHHNNRGDNENNRRAAGDAAARRRTVTTTTSTTTTTATTTTATATTTNSPSLPLPPPSSQQPASTVRGGQAAEWAHGEKEKRDGGAGGSSGSNNSSSSSNNSGGGGGGSPTVRLEPATQAPTPRDTAAASCNAREALAANGSRSAWEPVTPSAARASATATASTSTTMDVYEDVRKYGYMRKQKHGHKRFFVLKGQSHLGPARLEYYDSEKKWRNRSTAPKRVIPLYQCFTVSRRADAKNKYLVALYTKDEYFAMVADNDQEQESWYLAISELMNEGKKIVLEPDEVEENYGNFTPGTAFREVWQINVKPKGLGQTKNLTGVYRLCLSSKMIHFVKINSDVPSVHLQLMNIRRCGHSENFFFIEVGRSASIGPGELWMQVDDSVVAQNMHETILETMRALKAFTEFRPRSKSQSSGTNPISFLTRRHLGNLPPSQTGLQRRSRTESVTGVSVSKNEAYRFRTSSEGEGTMTRPFGSVTGSLIHLNSARMGLSRGDGGGRYVKPPFGPSNHSRSVSLPVTYLPSTTSPVSVSSSSGHGSVSDPLTRPSSSSICGSPSDGGFISSDEYGSSPGDFRYFRVRSNTPDSLGNTPPIQEENCLCDYISMDRHINAVNPESRTRDDYMVAEKGYRKRTHSLTTPGAVIMHQKTTQTTSSLEESNVDSNCGGIGSQLPSSASPKLTCHPCHEDYSDLEIGSSVTQSQSRPKDDGYMPMMPGAASTNHNRNHDYMPMNLRSISAPKQISSLPASQTDSRGYMVMSPNDISSTVQSVFTEYNSKLLSSNNEKISNNEYMDMSQRNLNTQKLSSDAFYNQNSPESQKSYSSYYSLPRSFKTPAQENGEDDDYVPMCSPGRLMYEETSLFTGSITNSGLVHETSHSPRTLNKDDRVLQKSRVERPTRLSLGTSEVSSLPRLFEQSLPPEPKSPGEYINIAFSEKTSNTPYSLSAEGSPSSLGSSSEHRRSPMSDYMSVDLDVQSPKPVILSSIPLTGMPIGSGLSVTRSQPNDAYISVPLSAACVNTPAEVDDYTEMTFNLAVTATHPATPKPDTAEVTSPTAIVKRLCIIEQYTGMNTFPVLNPLPDANHGPKVIRADPQGRRRHSSETFSSTPTVASSSTFFADGSKRHSSASFDNVCLKQNDCVSDEHRSTMCRNTSAGFQNGLNYIALDLREDHGCSESNRGGQTPDRPHVTNRIESQGYASIDFTKPDGMKYTSTSED, encoded by the coding sequence ATGGCGAGCTCGCCCAATTATTACCACCAGGAGCATTTACTACTACGCCGACACCACAACAACAGAGGGGACAATGAAAACAACAGACGCGCCGCCGGAGACGCGGCTGCCAGGAGAAGGACGGTGACAACAACAACATCAACAACGACGACGACGGCCACAACGACGACGGcgacagcaacaacaacaaactCGCCTTCGTTACCGTTACCGCCACCGTCGTCGCAGCAGCCGGCGTCAACGGTAAGGGGTGGACAAGCGGCGGAGTGGGCACACGGCGAGAAGGAGAAGCGCGACGGCGGggccggcggcagcagcggcagcaacaacagcagcagcagcagcaacaacagcggcggcggcggcggcggctcgcCAACGGTTCGGCTCGAGCCCGCCACACAAGCGCCAACGCCGCGCGACACGGCAGCGGCTTCTTGCAATGCGCGCGAGGCGCTGGCGGCCAACGGCAGCCGCAGCGCGTGGGAGCCGGTCACCCCCTCGGCGGCGCGAGCCTCGGCCACCGCCACCGCCTCCACTTCGACCACCATGGACGTCTACGAGGACGTGAGGAAATACGGCTACATGAGGAAGCAGAAGCACGGCCACAAGCGCTTCTTCGTGCTCAAGGGCCAGAGCCACCTGGGTCCGGCCAGGCTGGAGTACTACGACAGCGAAAAGAAATGGAGAAACCGGTCGACCGCACCGAAGAGGGTCATCCCCCTCTATCAGTGCTTCACGGTCAGTCGGAGAGCAGACGCCAAAAACAAGTACCTGGTGGCCCTGTACACGAAGGATGAATACTTTGCCATGGTGGCAGATAACGACCAAGAGCAAGAGAGCTGGTACTTGGCCATAAGTGAACTAATGAATGAGGGGAAGAAGATAGTTTTGGAGCCTGATGAAGTGGAGGAAAACTATGGTAATTTTACCCCTGGCACTGCCTTCAGAGAAGTGTGGCAGATTAACGTGAAGCCAAAAGGGTTAGGGCAAACCAAGAACCTGACGGGGGTGTACAGATTGTGTCTTTCCAGCAAGATGATCCACTTTGTTAAAATCAATTCTGACGTGCCTTCTGTGCATTTGCAATTGATGAATATCAGGAGGTGTGGCCACTCTGAGAACTTTTTCTTTATTGAGGTTGGGCGTTCTGCATCTATTGGCCCTGGTGAGTTGTGGATGCAGGTAGATGACTCAGTGGTAGCTCAAAACATGCACGAAACCATTTTGGAGACAATGAGAGCTTTGAAAGCTTTCACTGAGTTTCGTCCCAGAAGTAAAAGCCAATCATCTGGGACTAATCCCATATCGTTTCTGACTCGACGACATCTTGGTAATTTACCGCCGAGTCAGACTGGATTGCAAAGGCGTTCGAGGACAGAGAGTGTGACTGGAGTATCTGTATCCAAGAATGAAGCATATCGTTTTCGAACATCTAGCGAAGGTGAAGGTACGATGACAAGGCCCTTTGGGTCTGTTACTGGAAGTTTAATCCACTTGAATTCAGCAAGAATGGGTTTAAGTAGAGGTGATGGCGGTGGTCGGTATGTAAAGccgccatttggcccctcaaacCATAGTAGGTCAGTATCTCTGCCCGTGACATATCTACCATCtaccacaagccccgtaagtgtatCTTCCAGCAGTGGGCATGGTTCGGTATCTGACCCCCTTACACGTCCATCGAGTTCATCCATTTGTGGTTCCCCAAGTGATGGTGGATTTATTTCCTCTGACGAATATGGATCTAGTCCTGGGGACTTCAGGTACTTCCGTGTTCGGAGCAATACACCAGATTCACTTGGTAATACACCACCGATTCAAGAAGAAAATTGTTTGTGTGATTATATCTCAATGGACAGACATATTAATGCTGTCAATCCTGAAAGCCGAACAAGAGATGACTACATGGTTGCTGAgaaaggatacaggaagaggaCCCACTCTCTAACCACCCCTGGTGCCGTGATAATGCATCAAAAGACTACACAGACAACTTCATCTTTGGAAGAATCTAATGTTGATTCAAACTGTGGGGGTATTGGTAGCCAGCTGCCAAGTTCTGCATCACCAAAGCTGACCTGTCATCCTTGCCATGAAGATTACAGCGATCTTGAGATTGGGTCATCAGTTACTCAAAGCCAAAGTAGACCAAAAGATGATGGTTATATGCCAATGATGCCTGGCGCTGCATCTACCAACCATAATAGAAATCATGATTATATGCCAATGAATCTTAGAAGCATTTCTGCTCCAAAACAAATTAGTTCTTTGCCGGCAAGTCAAACAGACTCGAGGGGATACATGGTGATGTCTCCAAATGATATCAGCTCAACGGTGCAAAGCGTGTTTACAGAATATAATTCTAAACTATTAAGCAGCAAcaatgaaaaaatatcaaataatgaATATATGGACATGTCACAAAGAAATCTAAATACACAGAAATTATCTAGTGATGCTTTCTATAATCAGAATAGCCCTGAATCTCAAAAGTCTTACAGCTCGTATTATTCACTGCCTCGATCATTCAAAACTCCTGCACAAGAAAATGGTGAGGATGATGATTACGTTCCTATGTGTTCACCAGGaaggttaatgtatgaggagacTTCATTATTTACTGGCAGTATTACCAATAGCGGTTTAGTTCATGAAACATCTCATTCTCCAAGGACACTTAACAAAGATGACCGTGTCCTACAGAAAAGCCGGGTTGAAAGACCGACAAGATTATCACTGGGCACGTCAGAAGTAAGCAGTTTACCAAGACTGTTTGAGCAGAGTTTGCCGCCTGAGCCAAAAAGTCCAGGAGAATACATTAACATTGCTTTCAGTGAGAAGACTAGTAATACACCATACTCACTTTCAGCAGAAGGATCCCCTTCTTCTCTTGGCTCCAGCAGTGAACACAGACGTTCTCCAATGTCAGACTACATGAGTGTAGATTTAGATGTGCAGTCACCAAAACCAGTTATTCTTTCCTCAATTCCTTTGACTGGTATGCCCATTGGTTCAGGTCTAAGTGTAACTAGAAGCCAGCCAAATGATGCCTACATCAGTGTTCCTCTCAGTGCTGCTTGTGTCAACACACCTGCGGAAGTAGATGATTACACAGAAATGACTTTTAATTTGGCAGTTACAGCCACTCATCCTGCTACGCCAAAGCCTGACACTGCTGAGGTGACTAGTCCTACTGCCATTGTAAAGAGACTGTGTATTATTGAGCAGTATACTGGTATGAATACCTTCCCTGTCCTTAATCCTCTCCCTGATGCCAATCATGGCCCAAAGGTGATCCGTGCAGACCCACAGGGAAGAAGGCGCCACAGTTCAGAGACATTCTCCTCTACTCCCACAGTGGCATCCTCATCTACGTTTTTTGCTGATGGGAGTAAAAGGCATAGCTCTGCTTCATTTGATAATGTTTGTCTTAAACAAAATGACTGCGTCAGTGATGAGCACAGAAGTACCATGTGCAGAAATACATCTGCAGGATTTCAGAATGGATTGAACTATATTGCTTTGGATTTGAGGGAGGATCATGGATGTTCTGAATCAAATAGAGGTGGGCAGACTCCAGATCGACCCCACGTCACCAACAGAATAGAGTCTCAAGGTTATGCCAGCATAGATTTCACCAAACCTGACGGGATGAAATATACCTCCACATCTGAAG